The following are from one region of the Denitrobacterium detoxificans genome:
- a CDS encoding TadE/TadG family type IV pilus assembly protein, which translates to MCSRTERGQSTVEAAFLLPVLFVLMLMLLQPGIILYDRLVMRSAAAEGCRLAATMCQESAFDESVCCDVVKRRLGAVPPNDLFHMHEGTCAWDVHIEGDASSNRVTVTIRNRVRLVPLLDAAGVLLGIAPDGCLDIEVSETCVARPDWFGGYADPWEYERK; encoded by the coding sequence ATGTGTTCGCGTACTGAGCGTGGGCAATCCACGGTGGAAGCGGCCTTTCTTCTGCCTGTCCTGTTCGTGCTCATGCTCATGCTGCTGCAGCCGGGAATCATCCTGTACGACCGTTTGGTTATGCGCTCGGCCGCAGCGGAGGGGTGCAGGTTGGCGGCCACGATGTGCCAGGAAAGCGCTTTTGACGAGAGCGTGTGCTGTGATGTGGTTAAGCGTCGGCTTGGGGCCGTTCCTCCCAACGATTTGTTTCATATGCACGAAGGAACGTGCGCGTGGGATGTGCACATCGAAGGTGATGCGTCGAGCAACCGCGTGACGGTGACGATACGAAATCGCGTTCGGCTTGTCCCCCTTCTTGATGCTGCGGGCGTTTTGCTGGGCATTGCCCCTGATGGCTGCTTGGACATAGAGGTTTCGGAGACGTGCGTTGCGCGCCCCGATTGGTTTGGCGGCTATGCGGATCCCTGGGAATACGAAAGGAAGTGA
- a CDS encoding phage holin has protein sequence MEFNKETAKAVISALVLVLVDVLAAVGIAADPSTVASAVYLVLLVAATLYGCWKNHNFTQAAQEAQKKLDELKDK, from the coding sequence ATGGAATTCAACAAGGAGACAGCAAAGGCCGTCATCTCGGCGCTGGTGCTCGTCCTGGTGGACGTGCTCGCGGCAGTCGGAATCGCGGCAGACCCCAGCACGGTGGCGTCCGCCGTGTACCTGGTGTTGCTCGTTGCGGCAACGCTCTACGGCTGCTGGAAGAACCACAACTTCACGCAGGCCGCGCAGGAGGCCCAGAAGAAGCTCGACGAGCTCAAGGACAAATAG
- a CDS encoding XkdX family protein, giving the protein MDVLATARKWYQAGRWSKADLERLVKAGKLTQEEFESIVAEVDGEPGN; this is encoded by the coding sequence ATGGACGTTTTGGCAACGGCGCGCAAGTGGTACCAGGCTGGACGGTGGTCGAAGGCCGACCTCGAGCGCCTGGTTAAAGCTGGCAAGCTCACCCAGGAAGAATTCGAGTCCATCGTCGCGGAGGTAGACGGTGAGCCGGGGAACTAA
- a CDS encoding phage tail tape measure protein: MASEYKGLFVKFEGDTTGLTAALSAIDKESRATQRNLTSLNRALKFSPKSTTLLAQAMRTYSTQIDNARTRLAVLRQAQDDLGSRDVNPAAWDRLEMEIAQCESRIEQYRAKLVEVTAAHSALGQFGAKWTELGEKISGVGSKVSSFGDTWTRTVSLGLVAAGAAAVKTAVDMDTALTGVKKTVDGTEEQYEQLKQAAIEFSQTNPVSAATIMDLEALGAQLGYGIDELGEFSRVASSLQISTDMDAETAATEMAQFANITKMAHEESSNYASAIVELGNNMATTESKISAMAQRTAAAGTQAGMTQAEILGWSAAMSSLGVEAEAGGTAFSQTISEIDKVVATGGESLDAYAKMAGMSAEEFQQAWGENATAAFESMLEGIANGENMAKALEEIDVNGVRASDVLKRMAGNTDLVKSAIDHANKGWSENTALSKEVANRNESLAAKFEILKNKVAAVAEKFGGPLADALLDAVDAAEPLFQAIADGAQAFSEMDEEQQQAIIRTVALVAAFGPLLSALGRVTTGIGNAVSSIGNAATWLSKLNAASAEGTSGIAKLAGKVGLSAGQFGLAAGGATILAGAIAAFAVPIAQAAASSDRFDKALGNMNSTLANGISSANGAADAIGQVGDAADTSSSSFEGTIGFLDSLSAGMERLTSAANERYTSAQGEVALLDSYGKTIDELGGRSDLTETEVAELNNAIDHVNQTCGTSYELDEHYNVVEHVGDAYEDAAGKVDLYIQKQQALIRAQAYEGTLSDLYNQQIAQQDAVKQKTDELTAARAKLTEVTNTTYDSDEAWAAAVRTQQDVVDGAQRNLDSANAALDETNRQIERTTGLIADNQAAAQEGASAWAVFKANLPDLESVMNEEQFNKLSEAMSTFGVSMDSLGDLDANQLKTVFDTLSEGPDATIGALREMGVEVDLSKQQIEGLNAVQIGDKTYWVSDNGSVYDQQGQLAELGAVEIEGKHYYVTSDGTIYDERGQIAGLNNNVRVNDKIYRVSNNGTVSAESSSVSNLSGKIDSIPDGSYRITGSADTSPITNVRNALQGLTGKVWNYTVKAITGNAAGGMMRGVAYHAAGGYIAHRPTVVGRTGPITHIAGEAGDEWVEPHAGGIVPLSNTRYVRPFARAVASEMQMPSGGDTNVTMNVTVSGNVDPETYVRSAMRAANRIKRSEGR; the protein is encoded by the coding sequence ATGGCCAGCGAGTACAAGGGCCTGTTCGTAAAGTTCGAGGGCGACACCACGGGGCTCACGGCCGCGCTGTCGGCCATCGACAAGGAGTCCCGCGCGACGCAGCGCAACCTCACGTCCCTGAATCGCGCCCTCAAGTTCAGCCCGAAGAGCACCACGCTGCTCGCGCAGGCCATGCGCACCTATTCGACGCAGATCGACAACGCGCGCACCCGCCTGGCCGTGCTGCGCCAGGCCCAGGACGACCTGGGCAGCAGGGACGTGAACCCCGCGGCCTGGGACCGCCTGGAAATGGAAATCGCCCAGTGCGAGAGCCGCATCGAGCAGTACCGGGCGAAGCTGGTGGAGGTCACGGCCGCCCATTCGGCCCTGGGCCAGTTCGGCGCGAAGTGGACGGAGCTTGGCGAGAAGATTTCTGGCGTAGGCTCCAAGGTGTCCTCATTCGGGGACACCTGGACGCGCACCGTGTCCCTCGGCCTGGTGGCTGCGGGTGCCGCCGCCGTCAAGACGGCCGTGGACATGGACACCGCGCTCACGGGCGTCAAGAAGACGGTCGACGGCACCGAGGAACAGTACGAGCAGCTCAAGCAGGCCGCCATTGAGTTCTCGCAGACGAATCCCGTATCAGCCGCGACCATCATGGACCTTGAGGCCCTGGGCGCGCAGCTCGGATACGGCATAGACGAGCTAGGCGAGTTCTCGCGCGTCGCAAGTTCGCTCCAAATTTCGACCGACATGGACGCAGAGACGGCGGCCACCGAGATGGCCCAGTTCGCGAATATCACCAAAATGGCCCACGAGGAGTCGAGCAACTACGCGAGCGCCATCGTCGAGCTGGGCAACAACATGGCCACGACCGAATCGAAGATCTCCGCCATGGCGCAGCGCACGGCCGCGGCTGGCACGCAGGCGGGAATGACACAGGCCGAAATCCTCGGCTGGTCGGCGGCGATGTCATCTTTGGGCGTCGAAGCCGAGGCTGGCGGCACCGCATTTTCGCAGACCATCTCAGAGATCGACAAGGTGGTGGCGACGGGCGGCGAATCGCTCGACGCCTACGCGAAGATGGCGGGGATGAGCGCGGAGGAATTCCAGCAGGCATGGGGCGAGAACGCCACGGCGGCGTTCGAGAGCATGCTCGAGGGCATCGCCAACGGCGAGAACATGGCCAAGGCGCTCGAGGAGATCGACGTCAACGGCGTGCGCGCCTCCGACGTGCTCAAGCGCATGGCCGGCAACACCGACCTGGTGAAGAGCGCGATCGACCACGCGAACAAGGGCTGGAGCGAGAACACCGCCCTATCCAAGGAGGTCGCGAACAGGAACGAGTCGCTTGCCGCCAAGTTCGAAATCCTGAAGAACAAGGTCGCGGCCGTCGCCGAGAAGTTCGGCGGCCCACTCGCCGATGCGCTGCTAGACGCCGTGGATGCGGCCGAGCCGCTGTTCCAGGCCATCGCCGATGGGGCGCAGGCGTTCAGCGAGATGGACGAGGAGCAGCAGCAGGCAATCATCCGCACCGTGGCCCTCGTGGCCGCATTCGGCCCGCTGCTGTCCGCGCTGGGCCGCGTGACGACAGGCATCGGAAACGCGGTCTCCTCCATAGGCAATGCGGCGACGTGGTTGTCGAAGCTGAACGCGGCAAGCGCCGAGGGCACGAGCGGCATCGCCAAGCTAGCGGGCAAGGTCGGCCTATCGGCTGGCCAGTTCGGACTCGCCGCTGGCGGTGCCACCATTCTGGCTGGCGCAATCGCGGCGTTCGCCGTGCCCATCGCCCAGGCGGCCGCCTCGAGCGACCGATTCGACAAGGCGCTGGGGAACATGAACTCGACCCTGGCGAACGGCATCTCGAGCGCCAATGGCGCAGCCGATGCCATTGGGCAGGTGGGCGATGCCGCCGATACAAGCTCGTCATCCTTCGAGGGGACCATCGGCTTCCTCGACAGCCTCTCCGCTGGCATGGAGCGCCTGACCTCGGCGGCGAACGAGCGCTACACGAGCGCCCAGGGCGAGGTGGCGCTGCTCGACTCGTACGGCAAGACCATCGACGAGCTGGGCGGCAGGAGCGACCTCACCGAGACCGAGGTGGCGGAGCTGAACAACGCCATCGACCACGTGAACCAGACATGCGGCACGAGCTACGAGCTCGACGAGCACTACAACGTCGTGGAGCACGTCGGCGACGCGTACGAGGACGCCGCGGGCAAGGTCGACCTCTACATCCAGAAGCAGCAGGCGCTCATCAGGGCGCAGGCGTACGAGGGAACGCTATCCGACCTGTACAACCAGCAGATTGCCCAGCAGGATGCCGTCAAGCAGAAGACTGACGAGCTGACCGCTGCTCGTGCGAAGCTCACCGAGGTCACGAACACCACCTACGACTCCGACGAAGCCTGGGCCGCCGCCGTCAGGACCCAGCAGGACGTGGTCGACGGCGCGCAGCGGAATCTGGACAGCGCCAACGCCGCGCTCGACGAGACGAACAGGCAGATCGAGCGCACCACGGGCCTGATTGCCGATAACCAGGCGGCAGCCCAGGAGGGCGCGAGCGCGTGGGCCGTCTTCAAGGCGAACCTTCCAGACCTGGAAAGCGTCATGAACGAGGAGCAGTTCAACAAGCTCTCCGAGGCCATGTCCACGTTCGGGGTCTCCATGGACTCCCTGGGCGACCTCGACGCGAATCAGCTCAAGACGGTGTTCGACACGCTGTCCGAGGGGCCTGACGCGACCATCGGGGCACTGCGCGAGATGGGCGTGGAGGTCGACCTGTCGAAGCAGCAGATCGAGGGCCTGAACGCCGTGCAGATCGGCGACAAGACCTACTGGGTCTCGGACAATGGCTCCGTCTACGACCAGCAGGGCCAGCTCGCAGAGCTGGGCGCCGTGGAAATCGAGGGCAAGCACTACTACGTCACCTCCGACGGCACCATCTACGACGAGCGCGGCCAAATCGCAGGACTCAACAACAACGTGAGAGTCAACGACAAGATCTACCGCGTGAGCAACAACGGCACCGTGTCCGCGGAATCGTCTTCGGTGAGCAACCTGTCGGGCAAGATCGACTCCATCCCCGACGGCAGCTACCGCATCACCGGCTCTGCCGACACCAGCCCCATCACGAACGTCCGCAACGCCCTGCAGGGCCTGACCGGCAAGGTCTGGAACTACACGGTCAAGGCCATCACGGGCAATGCCGCTGGCGGCATGATGCGCGGCGTGGCCTACCATGCCGCGGGCGGCTACATCGCGCACCGACCGACCGTGGTTGGGCGCACTGGCCCCATCACGCACATCGCGGGAGAGGCTGGCGACGAATGGGTCGAGCCGCACGCTGGCGGCATCGTGCCGCTGTCGAACACGCGCTACGTGCGCCCATTTGCCAGGGCAGTGGCGAGCGAGATGCAGATGCCGTCCGGCGGCGACACCAACGTGACCATGAACGTGACCGTCAGCGGCAACGTCGACCCAGAGACCTACGTGCGCAGCGCCATGCGCGCGGCTAACCGAATCAAGCGAAGCGAGGGAAGGTAG